A window of Campylobacter cuniculorum DSM 23162 = LMG 24588 contains these coding sequences:
- the fliP gene encoding flagellar type III secretion system pore protein FliP (The bacterial flagellar biogenesis protein FliP forms a type III secretion system (T3SS)-type pore required for flagellar assembly.), with product MLFSLYLFAAPEATIPTVNLSLSAPDTPNQLVTTLNIIIVLTLLALAPSLIFMITSFLRLIVVFSFLRQAMGTQSMPPNTILVSLALILTFFIMEPVGTKSYNEGIKPYLAEEIGYEEAFNRGIKPFKDFMLKNTREKDLALFYRIRNLPNPKTIDDVPLSVLVPAFMISELKTAFEIGFLIYLPFLVVDMVVSSVLMSMGMMMLPPIMISLPFKLLIFVLVDGWNLLVQRLVESFVMT from the coding sequence ATGCTTTTTTCTTTGTATCTTTTTGCTGCTCCAGAAGCAACAATTCCCACCGTGAATTTAAGTCTTAGTGCCCCAGATACTCCAAATCAACTCGTTACAACACTCAATATTATCATCGTTTTAACTCTACTTGCTTTGGCTCCAAGTCTTATTTTTATGATTACTTCTTTTTTGAGACTCATTGTAGTTTTTTCTTTTTTAAGACAAGCTATGGGAACACAAAGTATGCCACCAAATACGATTTTGGTAAGCTTGGCATTAATTTTAACTTTTTTTATTATGGAACCTGTGGGAACAAAATCATACAATGAAGGCATAAAACCCTATTTAGCTGAAGAAATAGGCTATGAAGAGGCTTTTAATCGCGGCATAAAACCTTTCAAAGATTTTATGCTTAAAAATACAAGAGAGAAGGATTTAGCTTTATTTTATCGCATACGCAATCTTCCTAATCCAAAAACCATTGATGATGTGCCTTTGAGCGTTCTTGTCCCTGCTTTTATGATTTCGGAATTAAAAACAGCTTTTGAAATAGGTTTTTTAATCTATCTGCCCTTTTTAGTCGTTGATATGGTTGTGAGTTCGGTTTTAATGTCTATGGGTATGATGATGCTTCCGCCTATAATGATTTCACTGCCTTTTAAATTGCTTATATTTGTGCTTGTAGATGGGTGGAATTTGCTCGTGCAAAGATTGGTAGAAAGTTTTGTTATGACTTAG
- the glmU gene encoding bifunctional UDP-N-acetylglucosamine diphosphorylase/glucosamine-1-phosphate N-acetyltransferase GlmU, with protein MKTSVIVLAAGLGTRMKSHKPKVLQKICNKSMILHILQSAFDLSDDVSVVLAHQKELVAKEILQYFPKTQILEQDLKHFPGTAGALKNYIPKNEKVLILCGDMPLMKSQSLQRLIENKADFTLAVFETKEPKSYGRVVFKNQQIEKIVELKDANEEEKKICCCNAGIYAINSNLLMQILPLISNENKAKEYYLTDAVKLAKMKNANIEAVFVDEKEFMGVNDKFELALAENIMQEKIKEYWSKQGVIFHLPHTSFIDPDCEFIGECEVYENVRIEGQSKIINSVIKSSSVIENSIVENSDIGPLAHLRPKNEIKNTHIGNFVECKNAKLNGVKAGHLSYLGDCEIEEGTNIGCGTITCNYDGIKKHKTLIGKNVFIGSDTQLIAPVKIEDEVIIAAGSCVDRDVLKGSLFINRSPSKTIKDYFYKKFKK; from the coding sequence ATGAAAACTTCGGTTATTGTTTTAGCAGCGGGACTTGGCACAAGAATGAAATCTCACAAACCTAAAGTTTTACAAAAAATTTGCAATAAGAGCATGATTTTACACATTTTGCAAAGTGCTTTTGACTTAAGTGATGATGTCAGCGTTGTTTTAGCTCATCAAAAAGAACTTGTAGCAAAAGAAATTTTACAATATTTTCCAAAAACACAAATTTTAGAACAAGATTTAAAACATTTTCCCGGAACTGCAGGAGCATTAAAAAATTACATCCCAAAGAATGAAAAAGTTTTGATTCTTTGCGGAGATATGCCCTTAATGAAATCTCAAAGTTTGCAAAGACTCATTGAAAATAAAGCTGATTTTACTTTGGCTGTATTTGAAACAAAAGAACCTAAAAGTTATGGTCGCGTGGTTTTTAAAAATCAGCAAATTGAAAAAATCGTAGAATTAAAAGATGCTAATGAAGAGGAAAAAAAAATTTGTTGTTGTAATGCAGGAATTTATGCTATCAATTCTAATCTTTTAATGCAAATTCTGCCCTTGATTAGCAATGAAAACAAAGCTAAAGAGTATTATCTCACAGATGCTGTAAAATTAGCTAAAATGAAGAATGCAAACATCGAAGCGGTTTTTGTCGATGAAAAAGAATTTATGGGAGTGAATGATAAATTCGAACTTGCCCTAGCTGAAAATATTATGCAAGAAAAAATCAAAGAATACTGGTCAAAACAAGGCGTGATTTTTCATTTACCTCATACAAGTTTTATTGACCCTGATTGTGAATTTATAGGTGAATGTGAAGTGTATGAAAATGTGAGAATTGAAGGTCAAAGTAAGATCATTAATTCTGTGATTAAAAGCTCTAGTGTGATTGAGAATTCTATAGTTGAAAATAGCGATATAGGACCCCTAGCACATTTAAGACCTAAGAATGAGATTAAAAACACTCATATTGGGAATTTTGTTGAGTGTAAAAATGCAAAATTAAACGGGGTTAAAGCAGGACATTTGAGTTATTTGGGCGATTGTGAGATTGAAGAAGGCACGAATATAGGTTGTGGGACTATAACTTGCAATTATGATGGGATTAAAAAACATAAAACCTTGATAGGAAAAAATGTTTTTATCGGTTCAGATACGCAATTGATTGCTCCTGTAAAGATTGAAGACGAAGTTATAATTGCAGCTGGAAGCTGTGTCGATAGAGATGTTTTAAAGGGATCTTTATTCATCAATCGCAGCCCTTCAAAAACCATAAAAGATTATTTTTATAAGAAATTTAAAAAATGA
- the coaBC gene encoding bifunctional phosphopantothenoylcysteine decarboxylase/phosphopantothenate--cysteine ligase CoaBC encodes MKTILLAVSGSIAFYKAYELISLFKKEGFKIKVLLSKGLLKFANKISFEALADEVLCEENESWSDSNNHIAFSRDCDIVLFAPATAHSINKLAHGICDNLFIQSLMAIKTKLIIAPAANTKMYQHFSTQNSLHILQKQGAIIIKPLCKKLACKDEGEGALAEIDTIFNTTKRELLREEFFTDKAVIVTGGGTKEKIDEVRCISNFSSGKMAKAIADAFYFLGARVIFLSSVKFKVPYELLEFENSKDLKRLLEKFKDKDFLIMVAAVSDFIPEFHQGKIKKKEHLQGLELKFLPNEDLLENLKFKGKKIGFKMEVDSKNALENAKKSLLEKKLDMVCLNVLDKENSFGSDKNKLCFITANELLNSALKSKEELAFELARLCQKL; translated from the coding sequence ATGAAAACCATACTTTTAGCTGTGAGTGGAAGTATAGCCTTTTATAAGGCTTATGAACTGATTTCTTTGTTTAAAAAAGAGGGCTTTAAAATCAAAGTTTTACTCTCTAAAGGACTTTTAAAATTTGCAAATAAAATAAGTTTTGAAGCCCTAGCTGATGAAGTACTTTGCGAGGAAAATGAATCTTGGAGTGATTCAAACAATCATATTGCATTCAGTAGAGATTGCGATATTGTTTTATTTGCTCCTGCGACGGCTCATTCTATCAATAAACTTGCACATGGAATTTGTGATAATTTATTCATTCAAAGCTTAATGGCGATTAAAACTAAACTCATCATTGCTCCTGCAGCAAATACGAAAATGTATCAGCATTTTAGCACTCAAAATTCCCTTCACATTCTTCAAAAACAAGGTGCAATCATCATCAAGCCCCTATGCAAAAAACTTGCTTGTAAAGATGAAGGCGAGGGGGCTTTGGCTGAAATTGATACGATTTTTAATACCACCAAAAGAGAGCTTTTAAGAGAGGAATTTTTCACAGATAAAGCTGTGATTGTAACCGGTGGAGGCACTAAAGAAAAAATCGATGAAGTGCGTTGTATAAGTAATTTTTCAAGCGGAAAAATGGCAAAAGCAATAGCCGATGCCTTTTATTTTTTAGGAGCTCGGGTGATATTTTTAAGCAGTGTTAAATTTAAGGTCCCTTACGAGCTTTTAGAATTTGAAAATTCCAAAGATTTAAAAAGACTTTTAGAAAAATTTAAAGATAAAGACTTTTTAATTATGGTGGCAGCTGTGAGTGATTTTATCCCTGAATTTCATCAAGGGAAAATTAAGAAAAAAGAGCATTTGCAAGGCTTAGAGCTGAAATTTTTACCCAATGAAGATCTGCTTGAAAATCTTAAATTCAAGGGTAAAAAAATCGGTTTTAAAATGGAAGTTGATTCTAAAAATGCTTTGGAAAATGCAAAAAAATCCCTTTTAGAAAAAAAGCTTGATATGGTTTGTTTAAATGTTTTAGACAAAGAAAATTCCTTTGGTTCGGATAAAAATAAACTTTGTTTTATCACAGCAAATGAGCTTTTAAATTCCGCCTTAAAGAGTAAAGAAGAATTAGCTTTTGAACTTGCAAGGTTGTGTCAAAAACTATGA
- the uppS gene encoding polyprenyl diphosphate synthase, with the protein MNELKHLAIVMDGNRRWAKAKGFLAKLGYSQGVKTLQKIMKVCIEENISNLSLFAFSTENWKRPQDEIDFIFELLNRCLDEALEQFPKNNIKLRAIGDLSRIDKDLREKIFLVEKETRACNLLCVNLAISYGARDEIIRAVKRTLEKGLELNEQNLSQNLDLPLDVDLMLRVGNAKRLSNFLLWQCSYAEIYFSETLFPSLTKREFKKIIKDFRKRERTFGR; encoded by the coding sequence ATGAATGAGTTAAAACACCTTGCAATCGTGATGGATGGAAACAGACGCTGGGCTAAAGCTAAGGGTTTTTTGGCAAAATTAGGCTATTCTCAAGGTGTTAAAACTTTGCAAAAAATTATGAAAGTGTGTATTGAAGAAAATATTTCAAATTTAAGTCTTTTTGCCTTTAGTACTGAAAATTGGAAGAGACCACAAGATGAGATTGACTTCATTTTTGAGCTTTTAAATCGCTGTTTGGATGAGGCCTTAGAGCAATTTCCAAAAAACAATATCAAACTCCGTGCAATCGGGGATTTATCCCGCATTGATAAGGATTTAAGAGAGAAAATTTTTTTAGTGGAGAAAGAAACAAGGGCTTGTAATTTACTCTGCGTGAATTTAGCAATCAGTTATGGTGCAAGAGATGAGATTATACGGGCGGTTAAGCGAACCTTGGAGAAAGGTTTAGAACTCAATGAGCAAAATTTAAGTCAAAATTTAGACCTACCTTTAGATGTGGATTTGATGTTACGCGTAGGAAATGCTAAGAGACTTTCGAATTTTTTACTTTGGCAATGCTCTTATGCTGAAATTTATTTCAGTGAAACCTTATTTCCGTCCCTTACAAAAAGGGAATTTAAAAAGATTATAAAAGATTTTAGAAAAAGAGAGCGAACTTTTGGAAGGTGA
- a CDS encoding prepilin peptidase, with product MNEFLIQIIFLAILGASLGSFCMGLASRLTQNHRLFTLHSFCFSCKKRLGIFELVPIFSYLFLRAKCKHCKAKIPLILFLSEILGIILLGFCFYCSKNFYDFLFLTLFVFNLFLLSLIDIKLKAVPEFLLWTAFFFAFLYAFSEKEFINLFIFEELDGGFFFDAMLFAGFMFLLKNFIAFLSSFKKGEKEENLGEADLILLACMSGILGFKWCFLALFIAAILSLPFFLIQKKLAFIPFLSLAFIAILCYKNWEN from the coding sequence GTGAATGAATTTTTAATACAAATCATATTTTTAGCAATTTTAGGAGCAAGTTTGGGGTCTTTTTGTATGGGTTTAGCCTCGCGTTTGACTCAAAATCATAGGCTTTTTACCTTGCATTCTTTTTGTTTTTCTTGTAAAAAAAGACTTGGAATTTTTGAACTCGTTCCTATTTTTTCTTATCTTTTTTTAAGAGCAAAATGCAAACATTGTAAGGCTAAAATTCCTTTGATTTTATTTTTGAGTGAAATTTTGGGCATTATTTTGCTTGGATTTTGCTTTTATTGCAGTAAAAATTTTTATGATTTTTTATTTTTAACTCTTTTTGTATTTAATCTTTTCTTGCTTTCACTCATTGATATAAAGCTTAAGGCTGTGCCCGAATTTTTGCTTTGGACTGCTTTTTTCTTTGCTTTTCTTTATGCTTTTAGTGAAAAAGAATTTATCAATCTTTTTATCTTTGAGGAGTTAGACGGAGGATTTTTCTTCGATGCTATGCTCTTTGCGGGTTTTATGTTTTTGCTTAAAAATTTTATTGCCTTTTTGAGTTCTTTTAAAAAGGGTGAAAAAGAAGAAAATTTAGGCGAAGCCGATCTTATACTTTTAGCTTGTATGAGTGGAATTTTAGGTTTTAAATGGTGCTTTTTAGCTCTTTTTATTGCTGCGATTTTAAGTTTGCCCTTTTTTTTAATCCAAAAAAAACTCGCCTTTATACCTTTTTTAAGTCTTGCTTTTATCGCAATCTTATGTTATAAAAATTGGGAAAATTAA
- a CDS encoding LptF/LptG family permease: MKLSYKYILNQFLSTNLSIFFVLFSIVSVVFFIQIANFTSSIEISFLDLLKLYSFMLPRILIFTLPIAFFIALTLTLFRLSKENESIVLFTLGFSPFLLAKFFLKIAAFVSALMLIVALIILPIAFELQDNFIDFKKSQIKFNYKTGEFGQKFLNWMIFIEKENKNKYENIIMYHPKYTDKDKEQLIIAKEAQAEYKQDSITFRLAKGKIYSFENDGNVFVGGFDDLSINTQLVNKNSGIKKFYHYWNDLFSSEQKAREFVIYTTIALFPLASALFALCFGIVTYRYEKGLIYLGMFGVIAFYFGLLSSFHKPPLLVCALIFSSVFFASIFCFKKMILSRY, from the coding sequence ATGAAATTAAGTTATAAATATATTTTAAATCAATTTTTAAGCACAAATTTATCAATATTTTTTGTGCTTTTTAGCATTGTTTCTGTCGTGTTTTTTATACAAATTGCTAATTTCACTTCAAGCATAGAAATCAGTTTTTTAGACCTTTTAAAACTCTATAGTTTTATGTTGCCACGAATTTTAATTTTTACCCTGCCGATTGCCTTTTTTATCGCTTTAACCTTAACGTTATTTAGACTTTCTAAGGAAAATGAAAGCATAGTGCTTTTTACCTTAGGTTTTTCTCCATTTTTACTCGCAAAATTTTTTTTAAAAATTGCAGCATTTGTGAGTGCTTTAATGCTCATTGTTGCTTTGATTATACTTCCTATTGCCTTTGAACTTCAAGATAATTTCATTGATTTTAAAAAAAGTCAGATTAAATTTAATTATAAAACAGGAGAATTTGGACAAAAATTTCTTAATTGGATGATTTTTATCGAAAAAGAAAATAAAAATAAATACGAAAATATCATTATGTATCACCCAAAATATACTGATAAAGACAAAGAGCAACTCATCATTGCTAAAGAAGCTCAAGCTGAATACAAACAAGATAGCATTACTTTTAGACTTGCTAAGGGTAAAATTTACAGCTTTGAAAATGATGGAAATGTCTTTGTGGGCGGTTTTGATGATTTATCGATTAACACTCAATTAGTGAATAAAAATTCAGGGATAAAGAAATTTTATCATTATTGGAATGATCTTTTTAGCAGTGAGCAAAAAGCTAGGGAATTTGTAATTTACACTACGATTGCACTTTTTCCTTTGGCTAGTGCTCTTTTTGCGTTGTGTTTTGGCATTGTAACTTACCGCTATGAAAAAGGATTGATTTATTTGGGTATGTTTGGAGTGATTGCTTTTTATTTTGGGCTTTTAAGTTCTTTTCATAAGCCTCCGCTTTTGGTTTGTGCTTTGATTTTTTCTAGTGTATTTTTTGCCTCTATTTTTTGTTTTAAAAAAATGATTTTAAGTCGGTATTGA
- the truA gene encoding tRNA pseudouridine(38-40) synthase TruA, translating to MKLKLIFSYDGSAFLGSAKQPHLKGVQDGLQNALKHLGISKPVLFASRTDKGVHANRAVASIECEDFFKDLKNLKNQINRFAHPFIHIKEIQRVEEDFEVRFCVKAREYNYVFFHGDFNPFLARYVHFYPPFDIKRALEILSLFKGKHDFRYFSKSKGCAKTSTREMFYIKAYRYKKITIFKFRANGFLRAQIRLMVASVLAVLEGRLKEEELKEQLELKNCYFRLLVPPNGLYLSRIIY from the coding sequence ATGAAATTAAAACTTATTTTTTCTTATGATGGTTCAGCTTTTTTAGGTTCAGCCAAGCAACCTCATTTAAAAGGGGTTCAAGATGGTCTTCAAAATGCCTTGAAGCATTTAGGAATTTCAAAACCTGTTTTATTTGCTTCAAGAACAGATAAAGGAGTACATGCAAACAGAGCTGTTGCAAGCATTGAATGTGAAGACTTTTTTAAGGATTTAAAAAATCTTAAAAATCAAATCAATCGCTTTGCACATCCTTTCATCCATATTAAAGAAATTCAAAGGGTTGAAGAAGATTTTGAAGTAAGATTTTGCGTTAAGGCTAGGGAGTATAATTATGTTTTTTTTCACGGCGATTTTAATCCCTTTCTTGCAAGATATGTGCATTTTTATCCCCCATTTGATATAAAAAGGGCTCTTGAGATTTTATCCCTTTTTAAGGGCAAACACGATTTTAGGTATTTTTCTAAATCAAAAGGCTGTGCAAAAACAAGCACGAGAGAGATGTTTTATATCAAAGCTTATAGATATAAAAAAATCACCATATTTAAATTTAGAGCAAATGGTTTTTTAAGAGCACAAATTAGACTTATGGTGGCAAGTGTTTTGGCTGTTTTAGAGGGGCGGTTAAAAGAAGAAGAACTGAAAGAACAACTTGAACTTAAAAATTGCTATTTTCGTCTTTTAGTCCCTCCAAATGGGCTTTATCTTAGTAGAATCATTTATTAA
- the ilvA gene encoding threonine ammonia-lyase produces the protein MLELNKIYQAKQKIADFIVKTPLAYAPFLSELYKAEIYLKKENLQLTGAYKIRGAYNKIANLSQKQKSKGVIAASAGNHAQGVAISARKFGIKAIIVMPESTPLLKVSATKNLGAQVLLKGDNFDEAYAFAINYAKEQGLIFIHPFEDELVMAGQGTLMLEMLDDISDLDTIIVPVGGGGLISGIASAAKQINPHIKIIGVGAKGAPAMYESFHAKKALNSNSVRTIADGIAVRDVSSINLKIILESVDEFVLVDDEEIANAVLFLLERHKIIVEGAGAASVAALLHQKIKLTHRKKIAAILSGGNIDVQMLNIIIEKGLFKAHRKMQINVTLIDKPGALLNLTDSLKNANANIVKIDYDRFSTKLNYGDAMISITLETKGKEHQEEVRKILTQKSFDFYETL, from the coding sequence ATGCTAGAGCTTAATAAAATTTATCAAGCCAAACAAAAAATTGCTGACTTTATAGTCAAAACCCCTTTAGCTTATGCACCTTTTTTAAGTGAGCTTTATAAAGCTGAAATTTATCTTAAAAAAGAAAATTTACAGCTTACGGGTGCTTATAAAATTCGCGGAGCCTATAATAAAATAGCCAATTTAAGCCAAAAACAAAAGAGCAAGGGAGTCATCGCTGCGAGTGCTGGAAATCACGCACAAGGAGTTGCAATAAGTGCTAGAAAATTTGGGATTAAAGCCATTATTGTTATGCCAGAATCCACCCCTCTTTTAAAAGTGAGTGCAACAAAGAATTTAGGAGCACAAGTGCTTTTAAAAGGCGATAATTTCGATGAAGCTTATGCTTTTGCAATCAATTATGCTAAAGAACAAGGTCTCATTTTCATTCATCCTTTTGAAGATGAGCTTGTGATGGCAGGACAAGGCACTTTAATGCTCGAAATGCTCGATGATATAAGTGATTTAGACACCATTATCGTTCCTGTTGGCGGAGGGGGATTGATTAGCGGGATTGCAAGTGCGGCTAAACAGATAAATCCTCACATTAAAATTATCGGTGTGGGTGCTAAAGGTGCTCCTGCTATGTATGAAAGTTTTCACGCAAAAAAGGCTTTAAATTCTAATAGTGTCCGCACTATTGCTGATGGTATTGCGGTTCGCGATGTGAGTTCTATTAATCTAAAAATCATTTTAGAAAGTGTTGATGAATTTGTGCTTGTTGATGATGAAGAAATTGCTAATGCTGTGCTTTTTTTACTTGAAAGACATAAAATCATCGTTGAGGGGGCTGGAGCTGCAAGTGTCGCGGCTTTATTGCATCAAAAGATTAAACTGACTCATCGTAAAAAAATTGCAGCCATTTTAAGCGGTGGAAATATCGATGTGCAAATGCTTAATATCATCATAGAAAAAGGTTTATTTAAGGCTCATCGCAAAATGCAAATCAATGTAACCCTCATCGATAAGCCCGGAGCCTTACTCAATCTTACAGATAGTCTTAAGAATGCTAATGCCAATATAGTCAAGATTGACTATGATAGATTTTCAACGAAATTAAATTATGGAGATGCGATGATTTCAATCACACTTGAAACCAAAGGCAAAGAACATCAAGAAGAGGTGAGAAAAATACTCACTCAAAAGTCTTTTGATTTTTATGAAACTCTTTAA
- a CDS encoding CoA-binding protein — MQNVIDTILKTAKNIAVVGLSPDCAKSSFQVAQFLQNEGFKIYPIYPKENEILGEKVYRNLGEIKDKIDLVLMFRKGEVANELLPLLIEKKIPNFWLQLEIFNDEVKEKCKNLDINFIQNKCIMIEYQNRKNNARA, encoded by the coding sequence ATGCAAAATGTCATTGATACAATTTTAAAAACCGCTAAAAATATCGCCGTTGTCGGACTTAGCCCTGATTGTGCTAAAAGCTCTTTTCAAGTAGCACAATTTTTGCAAAATGAAGGATTTAAAATTTATCCCATTTATCCAAAAGAAAATGAGATTTTAGGTGAAAAAGTGTATAGAAATTTAGGTGAAATCAAAGATAAAATTGATTTGGTTTTGATGTTTCGCAAGGGTGAAGTGGCAAATGAGCTTTTGCCCCTACTCATAGAAAAAAAGATACCAAATTTTTGGCTTCAGCTTGAAATTTTCAATGATGAAGTCAAAGAAAAATGTAAAAATTTAGACATTAATTTCATTCAAAATAAATGTATAATGATAGAATACCAAAATAGGAAAAACAATGCTAGAGCTTAA
- a CDS encoding FkbM family methyltransferase produces the protein MIKQEDIVELSFENGVHYKMYLPFKESDYIQKIVFNTKKPYEYEMLSYILTQIPKNSTLLDIGMNIANHSLFLAANGFKIYAFEANSKMSAIAKESIRLNSFEDRIKIYEFGVSDRDEKAYFEKEKPWNFGSMSLSTIDENHQENLDFIECKSIDSLDIQDEIALVKIDIEGMESKALKGMKELIKKNRPIIYAEANFVEDFLKIDRILNEFNYVHWDIFGNSPTHLYYPIEKLNLNQMLQKNLSNIAGLKLYWTEYMQKDCFLHRIVNSNLNETKQMKRDLTLNLNEMKQMKKDLALNLNEVKQIKEFIKELTKNTENVNHLKKTLTYRWGKSLVESSKSVCKFFILPLTLCKDYRAFRQYLKKRNKK, from the coding sequence ATGATTAAACAAGAAGATATTGTGGAGCTTAGTTTTGAGAATGGAGTGCATTATAAGATGTATTTACCTTTTAAGGAAAGTGATTATATACAAAAGATTGTGTTTAATACTAAAAAACCTTATGAATATGAAATGCTTTCATATATACTTACTCAAATTCCTAAAAATTCAACCTTGCTCGATATAGGAATGAATATAGCTAATCATAGTTTGTTTTTGGCAGCAAATGGTTTTAAAATATACGCCTTTGAGGCTAATTCTAAAATGAGTGCAATTGCTAAAGAAAGCATTCGACTCAATAGTTTTGAAGATAGAATAAAGATTTATGAATTTGGGGTGAGTGATAGGGATGAGAAGGCTTATTTTGAAAAAGAAAAACCATGGAATTTTGGTTCTATGTCTTTAAGCACCATTGATGAAAATCATCAAGAAAATTTAGATTTTATAGAGTGTAAAAGTATCGATAGCTTAGACATACAAGATGAAATTGCTTTGGTTAAGATTGACATTGAAGGTATGGAATCAAAGGCTTTAAAAGGTATGAAAGAACTCATTAAAAAGAATAGACCGATTATCTATGCGGAAGCAAATTTTGTTGAAGATTTTTTAAAAATTGATAGGATTTTAAATGAATTTAATTATGTGCATTGGGATATTTTTGGAAATTCGCCCACTCATTTGTATTATCCTATTGAAAAATTAAATTTAAATCAAATGCTTCAAAAAAATCTTTCAAATATCGCAGGACTTAAGCTTTATTGGACTGAATATATGCAAAAAGATTGTTTTTTGCATAGAATTGTAAATTCAAATTTAAACGAAACAAAACAAATGAAAAGGGATTTAACTTTAAATTTAAATGAGATGAAACAAATGAAAAAAGACTTGGCTTTAAATTTGAATGAAGTAAAACAAATAAAGGAATTTATTAAAGAATTGACAAAAAATACAGAAAATGTCAATCATCTTAAAAAAACTTTAACATACAGATGGGGAAAATCTTTAGTTGAATCTTCAAAATCTGTGTGTAAATTTTTTATCTTACCTTTAACTCTATGCAAAGATTATAGAGCGTTTAGGCAATATCTTAAAAAAAGAAATAAAAAATAA
- a CDS encoding membrane protein: MSELYPYILIVHLLCAIFFIGYLFVDVLILALIKKKYPNFDKQLFNSGGVKIMPFIVLLLFLSGGALASFHFNPLNLLFVLKMVLAFGILALVLFSLFFHFVLKKPNPLGKFIHPLVFVVCIFVVFLAKLMNFVFIAF, encoded by the coding sequence ATGAGTGAGCTTTATCCTTATATACTCATAGTGCATTTATTGTGTGCAATATTTTTTATAGGTTATTTGTTTGTCGATGTTTTGATTTTAGCCTTGATAAAGAAAAAATATCCTAATTTTGATAAACAGCTTTTCAATTCTGGTGGTGTAAAGATTATGCCTTTTATCGTCTTGCTTTTGTTTTTAAGTGGCGGAGCTTTGGCATCTTTTCATTTTAATCCACTTAATTTACTCTTTGTTTTAAAGATGGTTTTAGCTTTTGGCATTTTAGCTTTGGTTTTATTTTCTTTATTTTTTCATTTTGTTCTTAAAAAACCAAATCCTTTAGGGAAATTCATCCACCCTTTAGTTTTTGTCGTTTGTATTTTTGTTGTATTTTTGGCAAAATTAATGAATTTCGTTTTTATCGCTTTTTAA